From the Cherax quadricarinatus isolate ZL_2023a unplaced genomic scaffold, ASM3850222v1 Contig66, whole genome shotgun sequence genome, one window contains:
- the LOC128701039 gene encoding glycine, alanine and asparagine-rich protein-like: MRFLVLVLLGIAGIVAGYPQHVARRDTPGYLAFGESDEDWSRDEDDREHDSLQSLEDHSFEDDGDRHFHLSHFQGGSSPEDDDGDGHFHLSHFQGGYFPEGVGEGVMFQQDFGGLEDDEDDDGGKNGDNGEENGDNGEENGDNGKNGDNGKNGDNGKNGDNGKNGDNGKNGDNGKNGDNGKKWG; the protein is encoded by the exons ATGAGATTTCTG GTACTAGTGTTGCTGGGCATTGCTGGGATTGTTGCTGGGTATCCCCAGCACGTTGCTAGGAGGGATACCCCAGGATACCTGGCGTTTGGTGAGAGTGATGAGGACTGGTCCAGGGATGAAGATGACCGTGAACATGACAGTCTGCAGTCCCTGGAGGATCATAGCTTTGAAGATGATGGTGACCGTCACTTTCACCTGAGTCACTTTCAAGGTGGCTCCTCTCCtgaagatgatgatggtgatggtcacTTTCACCTGAGTCACTTTCAAGGTGGCTACTTTcctgaaggtgtaggtgaaggtgtcatGTTCCAGCAGGATTTCGGCGGACTTGAAGATGACGAAGATGACGATGGGGGGAAGAATGGTGATAATGGGGAGGAAAATGGGGATAATGGGGAGGAAAATGGGGATAATGGGAAAAATGGGGATAATGGGAAAAATGGGGATAATGGGAAAAATGGGGATAATGGGAAAAATGGGGATAATGGGAAAAATGGGGATAATGGGAAAAATGGGGATAATGGGAAAAAATGGGGATAA